A single region of the Buteo buteo chromosome 18, bButBut1.hap1.1, whole genome shotgun sequence genome encodes:
- the HEPHL1 gene encoding ferroxidase HEPHL1 isoform X1, with amino-acid sequence MPPAQRGGCLCALGFLWLFAVVEAKTRTYYLGIVEENWDYAPSGKNLITGQNLLEDKFASVYATRGANRIGRVYKKAIFRQFTDDTYSQEIPKAAWLGFLGPVLKAEEEDVIIVHLKNFASRPYSVHPHGVFYDKDSEGALYPDGTGGKSKEDDFVVPGGNYTYTWPVRKDYSPTLADSNCLTWIYHSHIDTPRDIASGLIGPLLVCKKGTADETSIEGTGAANAFALMFSIVDENFSWYLDENINTFCLEPASVDKEDEGFLTSNRMHAINGYIYGNLPGLEMCADTSMSWHLFGMGSEIDIHAAYFYGHTFTNRDQRADVIGLFPATFITAEMNPGNPGRWLITCQVNEHLRGGMEALYDVQICQKNLSRPSPLSHKRRYYIAAEEVLWNYGPDGYDKFTGQGLNATGSESAIYFTQGTDRIGGQYWKVRYVEYTDATFSKKKIWSEDMKHLGILGPVIKAEVGDTILVTFANKAKRSYSIMAHGVSFSKLSEGAPYLDGYMKPGAHVKPGETFTYKWKVPENGGPTESDPPCLTYLYYSATDAVKDTNSGLVGPLLVCRKNTLNQDGTQKGIDREFYLLFSIFDENDSWYLRKNIEAFTGDPSKVDENDADFKESNKMHAVNGYLFGNLPGLAMCKDDKVSWHLIGLGSHYDMHGVHFQGNTIDLRGTTRDGLALFPHLSGTALMQPDRVGTFKVVCRTFDHFVGGMKHLYEVSSCRNNTRSQQQHGAMRLYYIAAEEVEWDYASNKSSAPKIYNVSSNEESYGHIFLSQAEDLIGSKYKKVVYREYTNNNFTQRKVRTEEEEHLEILGPLLHAEVGDSVLIIFKNKASRPYSISAHGIEEVGCEEQPETPITLPGEINTYRWNVPEPSGPGKTDPNCITWVYYSTVNFVKDTYSGLIGPLVVCRKGILDERGLRKDIDREFTLLFMVFDENESWYLKENIETYLHKNPDDFNSTKDFVEGNSKHAINGKIYNSLLGLTMNEGDRTNWYLIGMGNEVDIHTVHFHAQTFIFKTDKDHRGDVYDLFPGTFQTVELLAENPGTWLLHCHVADHIHAGMETTYTINKSEWEAPSEGGLTAGAYNTTTANNGTTAKDYDSKGGNFFGKTLSSGEASLILAAFFFIGLVLLSTVLIIFCLITRQGSRIHYMALHDKSALLTDSP; translated from the exons GTTTGCAAGTGTGTATGCGACAAGAGGAGCCAACCGGATAGGACGTGTATACAAAAAGGCTATTTTTAGGCAATTCACAGATGACACTTACTCCCAGGAAATCCCCAAAGCAGCGTGGCTAGGGTTCCTTGGGCCAGTCCTGAAGGCAGAAGAAGAGGATGTCATTATCGTCCATCTAAAAAACTTTGCTTCCCGTCCATACTCTGTGCATCCGCATGGGGTATTCTATGACAAGGACTCTGAAG GAGCACTTTACCCTGATGGAACCGGCGGTAAAAGCAAAGAGGATGACTTTGTGGTTCCCGGTGGAAATTACACGTACACATGGCCAGTAAGGAAAGATTATTCCCCAACTTTGGCAGACTCAAACTGCTTGACTTGGATTTACCATTCTCACATTGACACACCAAGAGATATTGCATCTGGTTTAATTGGGCCACTGCTGGTTTGTAAAAAAG GAACTGCAGATGAGACCTCAATAGAAGGGACTGGTGCTGCTAACGCTTTTGCCCTGATGTTTAGCATTGTAGATGAAAACTTCAGCTGGTACCTCGATGAGAATATAAACACCTTCTGCTTAGAACCAGCCTCAGTTGACAAAGAGGATGAAGGTTTCCTGACCAGCAACCGAATGCATG CTATTAATGGTTATATTTATGGCAATCTCCCCGGCTTGGAGATGTGTGCTGACACTTCCATGTCCTGGCACTTGTTTGGCATGGGAAGCGAGATAGATATCCACGCTGCATATTTCTACGGCCACACATTCACTAACAGAGACCAGAGGGCAGATGTCATCGGTCTGTTCCCAGCAACATTCATCACAGCGGAGATGAATCCCGGGAACCCAGGGAGGTGGCTGATAACATGCCAGGTTAATGAGCACTTACGAG GTGGCATGGAGGCACTATATGATGTTCAGATCTgccaaaaaaacctgtctcGGCCTTCGCCACTCAGTCACAAGAGAAGATATTATATTGCTGCTGAAGAAGTGCTCTGGAATTATGGACCTGACGGTTATGATAAATTCACTGGGCAGGGTTTAAATGCCACTGGCAG TGAATCTGCAATATATTTCACACAAGGGACTGACAGAATAGGAGGGCAATACTGGAAAGTTCGCTATGTGGAATATACTGATGCAACATTCAGTAAGAAGAAGATTTGGTCAGAGGACATGAAGCACTTGGGAATACTTG gcCCCGTTATAAAAGCAGAAGTGGGAGATACAATACTAGTTACTTTTGCCAACAAAGCCAAAAGAAGCTACAGCATTATGGCCCATGGCGTAAGCTTCAGCAAGCTGTCGGAAGGTGCTCCCTACTTAGATG gcTATATGAAGCCAGGAGCCCACGTTAAGCCAGGTGAAACCTTCACATACAAATGGAAGGTGCCTGAAAATGGAGGTCCAACAGAGAGTGACCCCCCCTGCCTGACCTATCTGTACTACTCAGCCACTGATGCTGTCAAGGACACGAACTCCGGCCTCGTGGGGCCTTTGCTGGTCTGTCGGAAGAACACGCTGAATCAGGATGGGACGCAG AAAGGAATAGACAGAGAATTTTACCTCCTCTTTTCAATCTTCGATGAGAATGACAGCTGGTATCTGAGGAAGAATATCGAAGCATTTACTGGAGACCCTTCAAAAGTAGACGAAAATGATGCAGATTTCAAGGAATCCAACAAAATGCATG ctgTCAATGGCTACTTGTTTGGTAATCTGCCAGGCCTGGCCATGTGCAAGGACGACAAGGTCTCCTGGCACCTTATCGGGCTGGGCAGTCACTACGACATGCACGGGGTTCATTTTCAAGGAAACACCATCGACCTGAGAGGGACGACGAGGGACGGGCTGGCCTTGTTTCCTCATTTATCAGGGACAGCGCTGATGCAGCCAGACCGTGTGG GCACATTCAAAGTGGTTTGCAGGACTTTTGATCATTTTGTCGGTGGGATGAAACATCTCTACGAGGTCAGCAGCTGCCGTAATAACACCCGCTCCCAGCAGCAACACGGAGCCATGAGGCTGTACTACATCGCTGCGGAGGAGGTGGAGTGGGATTATGCCTCAAATAAGAGCTCGGCACCAAAGATTTACAATGTCAGCAGCAACGAGGAAAG ctatGGGCATATTTTCCTGAGCCAAGCAGAAGATCTGATCGGTTCAAAATACAAGAAGGTGGTTTACAGGGAGTACACAAACAACAACTTCACGCAGCGCAAAGTGaggacagaggaggaggaacacTTGGAAATCCTGG GGCCGTTACTCCATGCCGAGGTTGGTGACTCTGTACTGATCATATTTAAGAACAAAGCCAGCAGGCCTTATTCAATAAGCGCACATGGTATAGAGGAAGTGGGTTGTGAAGAACAACCTGAGACACCAATTACCCTCCCTG GGGAAATAAACACCTACAGGTGGAATGTTCCGGAACCATCTGGCCCTGGTAAAACAGATCCAAACTGTATCACTTGGGTTTATTATTCAACAGTGAATTTTGTGAAG gacaCATACAGTGGTCTGATTGGGCCTCTTGTAGTTTGCAGAAAAGGAATTCTAGATGAAAGAGGTCTAAGGAAAGACATTGATCGTGAATTCACTCTTCTGTTTATGGTGTTTGATGAAAATGAATCCtggtatttgaaagaaaatattgaaacatACCTTCATAAGAATCCTGATGATTTTAATTCCACTAAGGACTTTGTAGAAGGCAACAGCAAGCATG CAATCAATGGGAAGATTTATAACAGTCTCCTGGGTCTAACGATGAATGAAGGTGATAGGACAAATTGGTATTTGATAGGAATGGGCAATGAAGTGGATATACATACAGTTCACTTCCATGCGCAGACCTTCATCTTCAAG ACAGATAAGGACCACAGAGGAGATGTATATGACCTTTTTCCTGGGACTTTCCAGACAGTCGAACTCTTAGCAGAAAACCCTGGAACATGGCTTCTGCACTGCCACGTAGCCGATCACATCCACGCCGGCATGGAGACCACCTACACCATCAATAAGTCAG AATGGGAAGCTCCTTCAGAAGGAGGACTTACAGCTGGAGCATACAATACAACTACTGCAAATAATGGAACCACTGCAAAgg ATTATGACAGCAAAGGGGGCAATTTTTTTGGCAAAACTTTGAGTTCTGGAGAAGCCAGCCTGATACTCgcagccttttttttcattggacTTGTTCTGCTGTCAACAGTATTAATCATCTTCTGCCTCATCACCCGCCAAGGAAGCAGGATCCATTACATGGCTCTGCATGACAAAAGTGCACTTCTAACAGATTCCCCATAA
- the HEPHL1 gene encoding ferroxidase HEPHL1 isoform X2 — protein sequence MARTADETSIEGTGAANAFALMFSIVDENFSWYLDENINTFCLEPASVDKEDEGFLTSNRMHAINGYIYGNLPGLEMCADTSMSWHLFGMGSEIDIHAAYFYGHTFTNRDQRADVIGLFPATFITAEMNPGNPGRWLITCQVNEHLRGGMEALYDVQICQKNLSRPSPLSHKRRYYIAAEEVLWNYGPDGYDKFTGQGLNATGSESAIYFTQGTDRIGGQYWKVRYVEYTDATFSKKKIWSEDMKHLGILGPVIKAEVGDTILVTFANKAKRSYSIMAHGVSFSKLSEGAPYLDGYMKPGAHVKPGETFTYKWKVPENGGPTESDPPCLTYLYYSATDAVKDTNSGLVGPLLVCRKNTLNQDGTQKGIDREFYLLFSIFDENDSWYLRKNIEAFTGDPSKVDENDADFKESNKMHAVNGYLFGNLPGLAMCKDDKVSWHLIGLGSHYDMHGVHFQGNTIDLRGTTRDGLALFPHLSGTALMQPDRVGTFKVVCRTFDHFVGGMKHLYEVSSCRNNTRSQQQHGAMRLYYIAAEEVEWDYASNKSSAPKIYNVSSNEESYGHIFLSQAEDLIGSKYKKVVYREYTNNNFTQRKVRTEEEEHLEILGPLLHAEVGDSVLIIFKNKASRPYSISAHGIEEVGCEEQPETPITLPGEINTYRWNVPEPSGPGKTDPNCITWVYYSTVNFVKDTYSGLIGPLVVCRKGILDERGLRKDIDREFTLLFMVFDENESWYLKENIETYLHKNPDDFNSTKDFVEGNSKHAINGKIYNSLLGLTMNEGDRTNWYLIGMGNEVDIHTVHFHAQTFIFKTDKDHRGDVYDLFPGTFQTVELLAENPGTWLLHCHVADHIHAGMETTYTINKSEWEAPSEGGLTAGAYNTTTANNGTTAKDYDSKGGNFFGKTLSSGEASLILAAFFFIGLVLLSTVLIIFCLITRQGSRIHYMALHDKSALLTDSP from the exons ATGGCCA GAACTGCAGATGAGACCTCAATAGAAGGGACTGGTGCTGCTAACGCTTTTGCCCTGATGTTTAGCATTGTAGATGAAAACTTCAGCTGGTACCTCGATGAGAATATAAACACCTTCTGCTTAGAACCAGCCTCAGTTGACAAAGAGGATGAAGGTTTCCTGACCAGCAACCGAATGCATG CTATTAATGGTTATATTTATGGCAATCTCCCCGGCTTGGAGATGTGTGCTGACACTTCCATGTCCTGGCACTTGTTTGGCATGGGAAGCGAGATAGATATCCACGCTGCATATTTCTACGGCCACACATTCACTAACAGAGACCAGAGGGCAGATGTCATCGGTCTGTTCCCAGCAACATTCATCACAGCGGAGATGAATCCCGGGAACCCAGGGAGGTGGCTGATAACATGCCAGGTTAATGAGCACTTACGAG GTGGCATGGAGGCACTATATGATGTTCAGATCTgccaaaaaaacctgtctcGGCCTTCGCCACTCAGTCACAAGAGAAGATATTATATTGCTGCTGAAGAAGTGCTCTGGAATTATGGACCTGACGGTTATGATAAATTCACTGGGCAGGGTTTAAATGCCACTGGCAG TGAATCTGCAATATATTTCACACAAGGGACTGACAGAATAGGAGGGCAATACTGGAAAGTTCGCTATGTGGAATATACTGATGCAACATTCAGTAAGAAGAAGATTTGGTCAGAGGACATGAAGCACTTGGGAATACTTG gcCCCGTTATAAAAGCAGAAGTGGGAGATACAATACTAGTTACTTTTGCCAACAAAGCCAAAAGAAGCTACAGCATTATGGCCCATGGCGTAAGCTTCAGCAAGCTGTCGGAAGGTGCTCCCTACTTAGATG gcTATATGAAGCCAGGAGCCCACGTTAAGCCAGGTGAAACCTTCACATACAAATGGAAGGTGCCTGAAAATGGAGGTCCAACAGAGAGTGACCCCCCCTGCCTGACCTATCTGTACTACTCAGCCACTGATGCTGTCAAGGACACGAACTCCGGCCTCGTGGGGCCTTTGCTGGTCTGTCGGAAGAACACGCTGAATCAGGATGGGACGCAG AAAGGAATAGACAGAGAATTTTACCTCCTCTTTTCAATCTTCGATGAGAATGACAGCTGGTATCTGAGGAAGAATATCGAAGCATTTACTGGAGACCCTTCAAAAGTAGACGAAAATGATGCAGATTTCAAGGAATCCAACAAAATGCATG ctgTCAATGGCTACTTGTTTGGTAATCTGCCAGGCCTGGCCATGTGCAAGGACGACAAGGTCTCCTGGCACCTTATCGGGCTGGGCAGTCACTACGACATGCACGGGGTTCATTTTCAAGGAAACACCATCGACCTGAGAGGGACGACGAGGGACGGGCTGGCCTTGTTTCCTCATTTATCAGGGACAGCGCTGATGCAGCCAGACCGTGTGG GCACATTCAAAGTGGTTTGCAGGACTTTTGATCATTTTGTCGGTGGGATGAAACATCTCTACGAGGTCAGCAGCTGCCGTAATAACACCCGCTCCCAGCAGCAACACGGAGCCATGAGGCTGTACTACATCGCTGCGGAGGAGGTGGAGTGGGATTATGCCTCAAATAAGAGCTCGGCACCAAAGATTTACAATGTCAGCAGCAACGAGGAAAG ctatGGGCATATTTTCCTGAGCCAAGCAGAAGATCTGATCGGTTCAAAATACAAGAAGGTGGTTTACAGGGAGTACACAAACAACAACTTCACGCAGCGCAAAGTGaggacagaggaggaggaacacTTGGAAATCCTGG GGCCGTTACTCCATGCCGAGGTTGGTGACTCTGTACTGATCATATTTAAGAACAAAGCCAGCAGGCCTTATTCAATAAGCGCACATGGTATAGAGGAAGTGGGTTGTGAAGAACAACCTGAGACACCAATTACCCTCCCTG GGGAAATAAACACCTACAGGTGGAATGTTCCGGAACCATCTGGCCCTGGTAAAACAGATCCAAACTGTATCACTTGGGTTTATTATTCAACAGTGAATTTTGTGAAG gacaCATACAGTGGTCTGATTGGGCCTCTTGTAGTTTGCAGAAAAGGAATTCTAGATGAAAGAGGTCTAAGGAAAGACATTGATCGTGAATTCACTCTTCTGTTTATGGTGTTTGATGAAAATGAATCCtggtatttgaaagaaaatattgaaacatACCTTCATAAGAATCCTGATGATTTTAATTCCACTAAGGACTTTGTAGAAGGCAACAGCAAGCATG CAATCAATGGGAAGATTTATAACAGTCTCCTGGGTCTAACGATGAATGAAGGTGATAGGACAAATTGGTATTTGATAGGAATGGGCAATGAAGTGGATATACATACAGTTCACTTCCATGCGCAGACCTTCATCTTCAAG ACAGATAAGGACCACAGAGGAGATGTATATGACCTTTTTCCTGGGACTTTCCAGACAGTCGAACTCTTAGCAGAAAACCCTGGAACATGGCTTCTGCACTGCCACGTAGCCGATCACATCCACGCCGGCATGGAGACCACCTACACCATCAATAAGTCAG AATGGGAAGCTCCTTCAGAAGGAGGACTTACAGCTGGAGCATACAATACAACTACTGCAAATAATGGAACCACTGCAAAgg ATTATGACAGCAAAGGGGGCAATTTTTTTGGCAAAACTTTGAGTTCTGGAGAAGCCAGCCTGATACTCgcagccttttttttcattggacTTGTTCTGCTGTCAACAGTATTAATCATCTTCTGCCTCATCACCCGCCAAGGAAGCAGGATCCATTACATGGCTCTGCATGACAAAAGTGCACTTCTAACAGATTCCCCATAA
- the HEPHL1 gene encoding ferroxidase HEPHL1 isoform X3, whose amino-acid sequence MFSIVDENFSWYLDENINTFCLEPASVDKEDEGFLTSNRMHAINGYIYGNLPGLEMCADTSMSWHLFGMGSEIDIHAAYFYGHTFTNRDQRADVIGLFPATFITAEMNPGNPGRWLITCQVNEHLRGGMEALYDVQICQKNLSRPSPLSHKRRYYIAAEEVLWNYGPDGYDKFTGQGLNATGSESAIYFTQGTDRIGGQYWKVRYVEYTDATFSKKKIWSEDMKHLGILGPVIKAEVGDTILVTFANKAKRSYSIMAHGVSFSKLSEGAPYLDGYMKPGAHVKPGETFTYKWKVPENGGPTESDPPCLTYLYYSATDAVKDTNSGLVGPLLVCRKNTLNQDGTQKGIDREFYLLFSIFDENDSWYLRKNIEAFTGDPSKVDENDADFKESNKMHAVNGYLFGNLPGLAMCKDDKVSWHLIGLGSHYDMHGVHFQGNTIDLRGTTRDGLALFPHLSGTALMQPDRVGTFKVVCRTFDHFVGGMKHLYEVSSCRNNTRSQQQHGAMRLYYIAAEEVEWDYASNKSSAPKIYNVSSNEESYGHIFLSQAEDLIGSKYKKVVYREYTNNNFTQRKVRTEEEEHLEILGPLLHAEVGDSVLIIFKNKASRPYSISAHGIEEVGCEEQPETPITLPGEINTYRWNVPEPSGPGKTDPNCITWVYYSTVNFVKDTYSGLIGPLVVCRKGILDERGLRKDIDREFTLLFMVFDENESWYLKENIETYLHKNPDDFNSTKDFVEGNSKHAINGKIYNSLLGLTMNEGDRTNWYLIGMGNEVDIHTVHFHAQTFIFKTDKDHRGDVYDLFPGTFQTVELLAENPGTWLLHCHVADHIHAGMETTYTINKSEWEAPSEGGLTAGAYNTTTANNGTTAKDYDSKGGNFFGKTLSSGEASLILAAFFFIGLVLLSTVLIIFCLITRQGSRIHYMALHDKSALLTDSP is encoded by the exons ATGTTTAGCATTGTAGATGAAAACTTCAGCTGGTACCTCGATGAGAATATAAACACCTTCTGCTTAGAACCAGCCTCAGTTGACAAAGAGGATGAAGGTTTCCTGACCAGCAACCGAATGCATG CTATTAATGGTTATATTTATGGCAATCTCCCCGGCTTGGAGATGTGTGCTGACACTTCCATGTCCTGGCACTTGTTTGGCATGGGAAGCGAGATAGATATCCACGCTGCATATTTCTACGGCCACACATTCACTAACAGAGACCAGAGGGCAGATGTCATCGGTCTGTTCCCAGCAACATTCATCACAGCGGAGATGAATCCCGGGAACCCAGGGAGGTGGCTGATAACATGCCAGGTTAATGAGCACTTACGAG GTGGCATGGAGGCACTATATGATGTTCAGATCTgccaaaaaaacctgtctcGGCCTTCGCCACTCAGTCACAAGAGAAGATATTATATTGCTGCTGAAGAAGTGCTCTGGAATTATGGACCTGACGGTTATGATAAATTCACTGGGCAGGGTTTAAATGCCACTGGCAG TGAATCTGCAATATATTTCACACAAGGGACTGACAGAATAGGAGGGCAATACTGGAAAGTTCGCTATGTGGAATATACTGATGCAACATTCAGTAAGAAGAAGATTTGGTCAGAGGACATGAAGCACTTGGGAATACTTG gcCCCGTTATAAAAGCAGAAGTGGGAGATACAATACTAGTTACTTTTGCCAACAAAGCCAAAAGAAGCTACAGCATTATGGCCCATGGCGTAAGCTTCAGCAAGCTGTCGGAAGGTGCTCCCTACTTAGATG gcTATATGAAGCCAGGAGCCCACGTTAAGCCAGGTGAAACCTTCACATACAAATGGAAGGTGCCTGAAAATGGAGGTCCAACAGAGAGTGACCCCCCCTGCCTGACCTATCTGTACTACTCAGCCACTGATGCTGTCAAGGACACGAACTCCGGCCTCGTGGGGCCTTTGCTGGTCTGTCGGAAGAACACGCTGAATCAGGATGGGACGCAG AAAGGAATAGACAGAGAATTTTACCTCCTCTTTTCAATCTTCGATGAGAATGACAGCTGGTATCTGAGGAAGAATATCGAAGCATTTACTGGAGACCCTTCAAAAGTAGACGAAAATGATGCAGATTTCAAGGAATCCAACAAAATGCATG ctgTCAATGGCTACTTGTTTGGTAATCTGCCAGGCCTGGCCATGTGCAAGGACGACAAGGTCTCCTGGCACCTTATCGGGCTGGGCAGTCACTACGACATGCACGGGGTTCATTTTCAAGGAAACACCATCGACCTGAGAGGGACGACGAGGGACGGGCTGGCCTTGTTTCCTCATTTATCAGGGACAGCGCTGATGCAGCCAGACCGTGTGG GCACATTCAAAGTGGTTTGCAGGACTTTTGATCATTTTGTCGGTGGGATGAAACATCTCTACGAGGTCAGCAGCTGCCGTAATAACACCCGCTCCCAGCAGCAACACGGAGCCATGAGGCTGTACTACATCGCTGCGGAGGAGGTGGAGTGGGATTATGCCTCAAATAAGAGCTCGGCACCAAAGATTTACAATGTCAGCAGCAACGAGGAAAG ctatGGGCATATTTTCCTGAGCCAAGCAGAAGATCTGATCGGTTCAAAATACAAGAAGGTGGTTTACAGGGAGTACACAAACAACAACTTCACGCAGCGCAAAGTGaggacagaggaggaggaacacTTGGAAATCCTGG GGCCGTTACTCCATGCCGAGGTTGGTGACTCTGTACTGATCATATTTAAGAACAAAGCCAGCAGGCCTTATTCAATAAGCGCACATGGTATAGAGGAAGTGGGTTGTGAAGAACAACCTGAGACACCAATTACCCTCCCTG GGGAAATAAACACCTACAGGTGGAATGTTCCGGAACCATCTGGCCCTGGTAAAACAGATCCAAACTGTATCACTTGGGTTTATTATTCAACAGTGAATTTTGTGAAG gacaCATACAGTGGTCTGATTGGGCCTCTTGTAGTTTGCAGAAAAGGAATTCTAGATGAAAGAGGTCTAAGGAAAGACATTGATCGTGAATTCACTCTTCTGTTTATGGTGTTTGATGAAAATGAATCCtggtatttgaaagaaaatattgaaacatACCTTCATAAGAATCCTGATGATTTTAATTCCACTAAGGACTTTGTAGAAGGCAACAGCAAGCATG CAATCAATGGGAAGATTTATAACAGTCTCCTGGGTCTAACGATGAATGAAGGTGATAGGACAAATTGGTATTTGATAGGAATGGGCAATGAAGTGGATATACATACAGTTCACTTCCATGCGCAGACCTTCATCTTCAAG ACAGATAAGGACCACAGAGGAGATGTATATGACCTTTTTCCTGGGACTTTCCAGACAGTCGAACTCTTAGCAGAAAACCCTGGAACATGGCTTCTGCACTGCCACGTAGCCGATCACATCCACGCCGGCATGGAGACCACCTACACCATCAATAAGTCAG AATGGGAAGCTCCTTCAGAAGGAGGACTTACAGCTGGAGCATACAATACAACTACTGCAAATAATGGAACCACTGCAAAgg ATTATGACAGCAAAGGGGGCAATTTTTTTGGCAAAACTTTGAGTTCTGGAGAAGCCAGCCTGATACTCgcagccttttttttcattggacTTGTTCTGCTGTCAACAGTATTAATCATCTTCTGCCTCATCACCCGCCAAGGAAGCAGGATCCATTACATGGCTCTGCATGACAAAAGTGCACTTCTAACAGATTCCCCATAA